The following DNA comes from Flavobacterium sp. N3904.
GTAATTGCTACAGGTTCTAGTGCTTTTGAACTTAGAAATCAGCTTAATGAACCACTTACAGGTCGCAAGTTTGAACACAAGTTATTTCCTTTGTCTTTCGTAGAAATGAAAAATGAAATAGGGATGTTGGAAGAACTTAGAATGCTTCCACACAGAATGGTTTTTGGTTATTATCCTGAAGTGGTAACTACTCAGAATAGTGAAGAAAAAATATTGCGATTGCTATCGGACAGTTATTTATATAAAGATATTTTGATGTTTAAAGGCATACGAAAACCTGAAAAAATGCAAGATTTACTCAAAGCGTTGGCTTGGCAAATAGGTAGTGAAGTAAATTATAATGAATTGGGAAAATTAATAGGTTTAAAGAGTGAAACGGTTGAGGAATACATCCATTTATTAGAGCAATCATTTGTAATTTATAGATTGAATTCTTTTCACACCAATCAGCGAAGTGAGATTAAAAAAGGGAAAAAAGTTTACTTTAATGATTTAGGCATTCGGAATGCGATTATCAATGATTTTTCACCCTTTGAAACCAGAAAAGACAAAGGAAATTTATTTGAAAATTATATAATAAATGAATTAATTAAGAATAGTGAATATAACGAAAGGTTTGAAAAATTTTATTTTTGGCGTACCCAAGAACAACAGGAAATTGATTTAATAATCGAAAAAAATGGTCAATTGAAGACTTTTGAAATAAAATGGAATCCAAAAACAAAGGTAAAACTAACAAAAACTTTTTCGAATCAATATCTAAATCATACTTTTTCGGTTATTAATTCAGCTAATTTTTTTGAGTATTTAATTTAATACAAAACGAGAGAAGTTTTAAAGTTAAAGGAAGAAAACTAAAAGAACAAAATCCTTACATTTGAGCATTATAAAGTAAAATAGAATGAAAGAAAAGTAAAATAGAATGAAAGAGACTAAAAACATTTCTAGATCCAGAGCACAAGAATCATCGGCAGCAATTGAAAAAATGTACATCACAATGCGCCACCTTTTTAATAGAGGATTTTACAAACCGATGGGAATTTCTGGAGACACATTACGAGAAGCATTATTGGCCTTAAGGCCTGAAATTTATGGAAATATTGCCGAGGAGAAAGTAGAATTAAACGGACTTTTATACGTTATAGAACGTCTTCCTGTAGGAATCGAAGAGTGTCGTTTTATTAATTTGACTTCGGATGAAGGCTATTCTAAATCACATTTCAAAGCGATAGTTCCTCCAAAAAGACGTCGCAATTGTTACCGAATTGACGAAGAACAAATGAATGTAGAAATCACACGAGGAAGATCTGATATTTACGATATTCTGACGCATTTAACCTTTATTTTTATCGAATCTCATAAAATTAGAAACAGAGTTTTATTGGATGATGCCGGAGAAGTTTCACGAGATTGGACAAAACTGGAAGCAGCCGTTTCTCAACAAAAGAAACTGACTCTTGTAGAAAAAGAAAAAGCCATTTCTCATGCGGCCAATATTCTGGGAAGAACTTTCGAAGAAGTTTTGGATATTTATGATTCCTTTGGAAGTGAAGCAGCTCCAGATCGTTTTTTGCATGTGATTTATTGGTTGGGAAAACTAGCGATAGAAGAAGTTATTGACAGCAATAAAAGAACCATTACATTCAGTCCTATTCTGCGAGAGCGTTTGGGACATCATATTCACGGAGAAGTTTGGGCTACCAATATCAAAGAGGTTTTGAAAGCCAACGAGCTTTTAGACAGGCCGATTCAT
Coding sequences within:
- a CDS encoding ATP-binding protein, giving the protein MITRTIIGTIQREFFQQKAIIILGARQVGKSTLLKNTLQNQEKVLWLDAENPDVSLIFENATATRLQSFFGTNKFVVIDEAQKIVDIGSKLKLITDHLPEIQVIATGSSAFELRNQLNEPLTGRKFEHKLFPLSFVEMKNEIGMLEELRMLPHRMVFGYYPEVVTTQNSEEKILRLLSDSYLYKDILMFKGIRKPEKMQDLLKALAWQIGSEVNYNELGKLIGLKSETVEEYIHLLEQSFVIYRLNSFHTNQRSEIKKGKKVYFNDLGIRNAIINDFSPFETRKDKGNLFENYIINELIKNSEYNERFEKFYFWRTQEQQEIDLIIEKNGQLKTFEIKWNPKTKVKLTKTFSNQYLNHTFSVINSANFFEYLI